From Oceanipulchritudo coccoides, the proteins below share one genomic window:
- a CDS encoding TatD family hydrolase, which produces MSSITPVEGVKYFDAHLHRQDPDLIDAIGPEVKFEGIKAQVCNGTRPDDWQAVQDVSSTDETTVLKAYGVHPWCVDQLPVDWESQLRRFLKSGAASVGEIGLDHWIQVRDDRLQLEVFARQLQMAHEEDLVPSIHCLRAWGLLVDSIRTGPALRRGFLVHGFGGSKEVLFQLLDLGGHVSFSSYASDPGRKRMRDAIRACPEDRLLAETDAPDMVPPEDLCRFPIKDAQGQRLHHPLEIQSSYAMLAELRQLPLEELAVQLEKNFRKLFMG; this is translated from the coding sequence ATGAGCAGCATCACCCCAGTTGAGGGGGTGAAGTATTTCGATGCACATCTGCATCGGCAGGATCCGGATTTGATCGATGCCATCGGGCCGGAGGTAAAGTTTGAGGGGATCAAGGCACAGGTTTGCAACGGAACACGGCCGGATGATTGGCAGGCGGTCCAGGATGTTTCCTCGACTGATGAAACGACAGTTTTGAAAGCCTACGGGGTTCATCCCTGGTGTGTGGACCAGTTACCGGTAGATTGGGAATCACAATTGCGTCGATTCCTGAAAAGCGGTGCGGCAAGTGTCGGGGAGATTGGGCTGGACCACTGGATTCAGGTTCGAGACGACCGCTTGCAGCTGGAGGTCTTTGCTCGGCAATTGCAAATGGCCCATGAGGAGGATCTTGTTCCTTCCATACATTGCCTGCGTGCCTGGGGGCTTCTTGTGGATTCCATCCGGACGGGCCCGGCGCTGCGAAGAGGTTTTCTTGTGCATGGGTTCGGGGGATCGAAGGAAGTCCTCTTTCAATTGCTGGATCTGGGAGGGCATGTTTCTTTTTCCTCCTATGCATCCGATCCGGGTCGCAAGCGCATGCGCGATGCCATACGGGCTTGCCCGGAGGATCGCCTTCTGGCCGAAACAGACGCCCCGGACATGGTCCCGCCGGAAGACTTATGCCGGTTTCCCATTAAGGATGCACAAGGGCAGCGCCTCCATCATCCATTGGAAATACAATCCAGTTATGCGATGCTGGCGGAGTTGCGGCAGTTGCCCCTTGAGGAATTGGCCGTTCAGTTGGAGAAAAATTTCCGCAAACTCTTCATGGGCTAG
- the recD2 gene encoding SF1B family DNA helicase RecD2 produces the protein MAGQGQNSPIHPDSLNGVLERIIYSNPENQFCVGELREESGLTHTVTGVMPNVQCGETLELTGNWETHRQHGRQFKVESCSSTLPASVYGIRKYLGSGLVPGIGKTYARKIVEAFGNETFDIIENHSARLREVEGIGPKRVHEIKNAWDTQRASREVMLFLQTYGVSVRNCLRLVKRYGNQAKAILLEDPYTTAREIDGIGFKTADQIARNLGFGFSSRERIEAGLLHVLKDKESEGHTALPRQFLVEEAHRLLEVEIQDIEPHLGTLVDGQHMVPAGGTDFLQLPVNQMREKTIARQVMRLKETASCLPAIKVDVAIDWAQERSRISFSPEQADGLRKALSSKISILTGGPGTGKTTILRSLVEILSAKKVRLALASPTGRAAQRLSESARHPASTLHRLLKFDPAKGGFTMNEDHPLNCHYVIIDEASMLDTGLASAMFRSIPSDAHLLLVGDVNQLPSVGAGNVLNDLIQHADIPVVRLQQVYRQREESNIVTTAHALLGGRASPPRTANSLTDLDSRWDLQFIPAPDPGECLNLIEELISKWIPQRLKRVDPIRDVQILAPMHRGVTGIRQINLTMQKRLNPGAKGVAFGDTLYSIGDRVIQTRNNYDKNIFNGDMGTVTAVHPEAGTIAVEFDGRVIDLERMELIDIDLAYAISVHKSQGSEFPVVVCPILKQHYVLLQRNLLYTAITRGRRKVFVVGDPVAWAMAVNNNEQRERFTALPLQLKPDWVPDEK, from the coding sequence ATGGCCGGACAGGGACAAAATTCACCAATTCATCCGGACAGCCTGAATGGGGTCCTGGAAAGAATTATCTACAGCAATCCGGAGAACCAGTTTTGCGTCGGTGAATTACGGGAGGAAAGCGGGCTCACGCACACCGTCACCGGGGTCATGCCCAATGTTCAATGCGGGGAAACCCTCGAACTGACCGGCAACTGGGAAACTCATCGGCAGCACGGACGCCAATTCAAAGTGGAATCCTGTTCATCCACCCTCCCCGCTTCTGTGTATGGAATTCGCAAATACCTTGGAAGCGGCCTCGTTCCCGGCATTGGAAAAACCTATGCCAGAAAAATCGTTGAGGCTTTCGGTAATGAAACCTTCGATATAATAGAAAATCATTCCGCGCGACTCCGGGAGGTTGAGGGCATTGGTCCCAAACGGGTGCACGAGATTAAGAATGCGTGGGACACCCAACGGGCAAGCCGGGAGGTCATGCTCTTCCTCCAGACCTATGGCGTTTCGGTCCGCAACTGCCTCCGCCTGGTCAAGCGCTATGGAAATCAGGCCAAGGCCATTCTTCTCGAGGATCCGTACACTACCGCTCGCGAAATTGACGGTATTGGATTCAAAACGGCAGACCAGATTGCACGAAATCTTGGATTCGGTTTCTCATCGCGAGAGCGCATTGAGGCAGGTCTTCTGCATGTGTTGAAGGATAAGGAATCCGAGGGCCATACGGCCCTGCCGCGACAGTTTCTTGTGGAAGAGGCGCACCGGCTCCTCGAAGTTGAAATTCAGGATATCGAACCCCACCTGGGGACATTGGTCGATGGCCAACACATGGTGCCTGCCGGGGGAACCGATTTCCTGCAACTGCCGGTGAACCAGATGCGGGAAAAGACCATTGCACGCCAAGTCATGCGGCTCAAGGAAACCGCTTCCTGCCTGCCCGCGATCAAGGTGGATGTAGCCATTGATTGGGCCCAGGAAAGAAGTCGAATCAGTTTTTCTCCCGAGCAGGCAGACGGTTTGCGCAAGGCCCTCAGTTCCAAGATCTCCATTTTAACAGGTGGACCCGGCACTGGCAAAACCACCATTCTGCGGAGTCTTGTCGAAATTCTCAGTGCGAAGAAGGTGCGGCTGGCCCTCGCCTCCCCGACCGGGCGTGCCGCTCAGCGCCTGTCCGAGTCGGCAAGGCATCCGGCCTCCACTCTTCATCGGCTTCTCAAGTTTGATCCGGCTAAAGGTGGCTTCACGATGAATGAAGATCATCCCCTGAACTGCCATTATGTGATCATTGACGAGGCCAGCATGCTTGATACCGGCCTTGCCTCGGCGATGTTCCGGAGCATTCCCTCGGATGCCCATCTGCTTCTTGTCGGCGACGTGAACCAGTTGCCCAGTGTCGGTGCAGGGAATGTATTGAATGACTTGATACAACATGCGGACATTCCCGTGGTTCGGCTTCAACAAGTCTACCGCCAGCGCGAGGAAAGCAATATCGTGACAACCGCCCACGCGCTGCTGGGTGGCCGGGCCTCCCCGCCCCGCACGGCAAATTCGCTGACCGATCTTGATTCGCGCTGGGACCTGCAATTCATCCCTGCCCCGGATCCGGGTGAATGCCTCAACCTGATTGAGGAGCTGATTTCCAAGTGGATTCCGCAAAGGCTGAAGCGAGTGGATCCTATTCGCGACGTGCAGATCCTTGCCCCAATGCATCGAGGGGTCACGGGCATCCGTCAAATCAACCTCACGATGCAGAAGCGTCTCAACCCGGGGGCCAAGGGTGTGGCTTTCGGGGATACGCTATATTCCATTGGCGACCGGGTCATCCAGACACGTAACAACTACGACAAGAATATTTTCAATGGCGACATGGGGACTGTCACGGCGGTCCATCCCGAAGCAGGAACCATTGCCGTGGAATTCGACGGGCGCGTCATCGATCTTGAGCGAATGGAGCTGATCGACATCGACCTTGCCTATGCGATCAGCGTGCACAAGTCACAGGGTAGCGAGTTTCCTGTAGTGGTTTGTCCGATACTAAAGCAGCATTACGTCCTGCTTCAACGGAATCTCCTTTACACCGCGATCACCCGTGGTCGGCGCAAGGTCTTTGTTGTCGGTGATCCCGTGGCGTGGGCCATGGCCGTGAACAACAATGAGCAACGGGAACGCTTTACCGCCCTGCCCCTCCAGCTTAAACCGGATTGGGTGCCGGATGAGAAGTGA
- a CDS encoding SufE family protein — protein MSLEEKRKRIVDDMSYLPDRFERFTYIVDYAKDRETIPEELRTDTFRVEGCQSQLWLVPGFKEGICSFSADSDSAIVKGIATIICDYYSDETPETILSGDVKFLEEVGVDQHLSSNRRNGLGKVDERIKRFAESCLESGAEK, from the coding sequence ATGTCATTAGAAGAAAAGCGCAAGCGTATCGTTGACGACATGAGTTACCTGCCCGACCGGTTTGAGCGGTTTACCTATATTGTCGATTATGCCAAGGACCGCGAGACCATCCCGGAGGAGCTTCGCACAGATACCTTCCGGGTGGAGGGTTGCCAGTCACAGCTTTGGCTTGTTCCCGGATTCAAGGAGGGCATTTGTTCATTCAGCGCTGATTCGGATTCAGCCATTGTGAAGGGAATTGCGACTATCATTTGTGATTACTACAGTGACGAAACACCGGAGACAATCCTCAGTGGCGATGTGAAGTTTCTCGAAGAGGTCGGGGTTGACCAGCATCTCTCAAGTAATCGCAGAAATGGATTGGGAAAAGTGGATGAAAGGATCAAACGATTCGCTGAATCCTGTCTCGAGTCAGGTGCGGAAAAATGA
- a CDS encoding SH3 domain-containing protein translates to MQFRVLADYEVNDPHPLRLLAGTEVKAIKTDNSWPGWLWIESDGQSGWIPESYLAESPDGRLRTSREFNGTELSALRHAILNALETESGWIFARSESGETGWFPMFNLRPHQNT, encoded by the coding sequence ATGCAGTTTCGTGTACTTGCCGATTATGAGGTAAACGATCCTCATCCTCTACGCCTGCTGGCAGGAACCGAGGTCAAGGCCATCAAGACGGATAACAGCTGGCCGGGCTGGCTTTGGATTGAATCGGACGGGCAAAGCGGCTGGATCCCCGAAAGTTATCTCGCGGAGTCTCCTGACGGACGACTGCGGACCAGTCGGGAATTCAACGGTACGGAACTATCCGCCCTAAGACATGCAATTCTGAATGCCCTTGAGACTGAATCCGGATGGATTTTCGCCCGCTCAGAGTCTGGTGAGACAGGCTGGTTTCCAATGTTTAACCTTCGGCCTCACCAGAATACTTGA
- a CDS encoding MalY/PatB family protein produces MHPHFDFDSYPDRTRTGSLKWQRYQDKDILPMWVADMDFRSPEEIRSALHARVEHGVYGYTIPYTSVEDAVIEYLNRSHGLEIKREWIVWMPGLVPALNTASRAFENPGDGVMTNTPVYPPFLTAPEWQDKELLSVPLKIVENRYTFDFEAMEAAVTERTKLFILCNPHNPVGRVWNRDELGELISFCKKHDLIVISDEIHCDLILDEYKKHHSFLSLDDWAYDHSLTLMAPSKTFNVPGLSCSFILIPNAGLRARFQRASRGMITEVNCLGYVGCEAAYRHGGPWLKELIKVLQGNYEYTYDYIREKMPKIHMFPMEATYLAWLDVSRLGLEAPDRYFEDHGVGLSNGALFGSKGFLRLNFGCPRKMLESALERMEVAYHKIGT; encoded by the coding sequence ATGCATCCTCATTTTGACTTTGATTCATATCCCGATCGGACCCGCACGGGCAGCTTGAAGTGGCAGCGTTATCAGGACAAAGACATTCTCCCCATGTGGGTTGCCGATATGGACTTTCGCTCCCCGGAAGAAATCCGATCCGCCCTGCATGCCAGGGTCGAGCACGGGGTCTACGGTTACACAATTCCTTACACGAGCGTCGAAGATGCCGTTATCGAATACCTGAACCGCTCGCACGGGCTCGAGATCAAGCGTGAATGGATTGTCTGGATGCCCGGGCTCGTTCCTGCGCTGAACACAGCTTCTCGGGCCTTTGAAAACCCGGGGGACGGTGTCATGACCAACACGCCCGTCTATCCACCTTTCCTGACCGCTCCGGAATGGCAGGACAAGGAGCTCTTGTCTGTCCCGCTCAAGATCGTGGAAAACCGCTACACTTTCGACTTTGAGGCCATGGAAGCGGCGGTTACCGAGCGGACCAAGCTCTTCATCCTGTGCAACCCGCATAATCCAGTGGGCCGTGTATGGAATCGCGATGAGCTGGGAGAGCTGATCAGTTTCTGCAAAAAACATGACCTGATCGTCATTTCCGATGAGATCCATTGCGACCTGATCCTCGATGAATATAAAAAGCATCACTCATTTCTGAGTCTCGACGACTGGGCTTATGATCATTCGCTGACCTTGATGGCTCCAAGCAAGACGTTCAATGTTCCCGGACTGTCCTGTAGTTTCATTCTGATCCCCAACGCCGGCTTGCGGGCGCGTTTCCAGCGGGCCTCGAGGGGAATGATCACTGAGGTCAACTGCCTTGGATATGTCGGCTGTGAGGCCGCCTACCGGCATGGAGGCCCATGGCTGAAGGAATTGATCAAGGTGCTGCAGGGGAACTATGAGTATACTTACGACTACATTCGTGAAAAGATGCCCAAGATCCACATGTTTCCGATGGAGGCGACCTATCTTGCCTGGCTGGATGTCAGCCGGTTGGGACTTGAGGCACCGGACCGCTATTTTGAGGATCATGGAGTCGGATTGAGCAACGGAGCGCTCTTCGGATCCAAAGGCTTTCTGCGGCTTAATTTCGGATGCCCGCGCAAAATGTTGGAAAGCGCGCTTGAACGAATGGAAGTGGCCTATCATAAGATAGGGACTTGA
- a CDS encoding HAD family hydrolase has product MTKQSAVSSLKDVHADPTQSCKAVLFDLDGTLIDHFRVIFRCYEYALEKLSLKPVTYEQVRAAVGGSIVITFGKLIPEEHVEEAVDYFREEFDRIWHEDIEILPGTRWLLESLHERGLKLAVFTNKEGDRARRILKYIGLDSRLDGIFGTLDTPWRKPQPEFTMHVLEELGADPLHACMIGDSPYDVDAAAVAQMPCYTVATGSHTVAQLKQETDSAGVFKNLFELGESVFGLPPANQSS; this is encoded by the coding sequence TTGACAAAGCAGAGCGCCGTTTCCTCTCTCAAAGATGTGCATGCCGATCCGACACAATCCTGCAAGGCGGTCCTATTCGATCTCGATGGGACCCTGATTGATCACTTCCGGGTCATCTTCCGCTGTTACGAATATGCCCTCGAAAAACTTTCCCTGAAGCCAGTGACCTACGAGCAGGTGCGGGCAGCCGTTGGGGGCTCAATTGTCATTACTTTTGGCAAGCTGATCCCCGAGGAGCACGTGGAGGAGGCAGTCGATTATTTTCGCGAGGAATTTGACCGAATTTGGCACGAGGACATTGAAATCCTGCCCGGTACCCGTTGGCTGCTGGAAAGCCTGCATGAACGCGGGCTCAAGCTCGCTGTATTCACCAACAAGGAAGGTGACCGGGCCCGGAGAATTCTCAAATACATCGGCTTGGATTCGCGTCTCGATGGGATATTCGGGACCCTCGACACGCCCTGGAGGAAGCCGCAGCCGGAATTCACCATGCACGTCCTGGAAGAACTCGGCGCGGATCCGCTTCATGCCTGCATGATTGGGGATTCTCCTTATGATGTGGATGCGGCCGCAGTGGCACAGATGCCGTGCTACACTGTCGCGACGGGTTCTCACACGGTAGCCCAATTGAAACAGGAAACCGACTCAGCCGGAGTGTTTAAAAACCTATTCGAACTGGGGGAATCCGTATTCGGACTTCCTCCAGCCAACCAATCCTCCTGA
- a CDS encoding NupC/NupG family nucleoside CNT transporter has translation MDTLLVTLRGLLGIICLTGILWLFSRNRRAVDWKLVASGLLFQLILAAVILKVPNADKPIEWISSFFVALLGFTDAGTRFVFGFLGAGPDLWERVNEALSGEGNQFTGFGLIFAFKVLPTVIFFSALTSFLYYLGWLQVLVKGFAWLLQKSMRLSGTESLAAAANVFVGQTEAPLMVKPYIANMNNSELMCLMTGGMATIAGGVFGAYVWILGGSDPEAQAIFAKHLLTASFLSAPAAIVAAKILIPQTDEVDYTLKVNKEKLGENAFDAVCQGTTQGMQLALNIGAMLITFLAFIALFNYLIGAFGSVTGLHGVVAEATGGAYLELNLEFLFGIIFAPIAWIIGIGSGDLLSIGQLLGIKLVANEFVAYEQLGNMMQQGGVLSERSVIIATYALCGFANFSSMGIQIGGISVLAPSQRGNLSRLALLSVVGGTAACLYTGAISGIFI, from the coding sequence ATGGATACCTTGCTGGTGACTTTGCGCGGACTATTGGGGATTATTTGCCTGACGGGGATTCTCTGGTTGTTCAGCCGGAACCGGCGGGCCGTCGATTGGAAGCTGGTGGCCAGCGGATTGCTTTTTCAGCTGATTCTTGCCGCAGTCATTTTGAAAGTCCCCAATGCGGACAAGCCGATTGAATGGATTTCCAGCTTCTTCGTGGCCCTTCTGGGATTTACCGATGCCGGGACACGCTTTGTCTTTGGATTTCTGGGTGCGGGTCCTGATCTCTGGGAGCGGGTAAACGAAGCCCTTAGTGGTGAGGGAAACCAGTTTACCGGATTCGGCCTGATCTTTGCCTTCAAGGTCTTGCCAACCGTGATTTTCTTTTCCGCCCTGACCTCCTTCCTGTATTATCTCGGCTGGTTGCAAGTACTGGTGAAGGGGTTTGCCTGGCTCTTGCAGAAGTCGATGCGCCTCTCTGGGACGGAAAGCCTTGCCGCGGCCGCCAATGTCTTTGTGGGTCAGACAGAAGCTCCGCTGATGGTGAAGCCCTATATCGCCAACATGAACAACTCCGAGCTGATGTGTCTCATGACTGGGGGAATGGCGACCATTGCCGGGGGCGTCTTCGGGGCCTACGTGTGGATCCTCGGGGGCAGCGATCCCGAAGCACAGGCCATCTTTGCAAAGCATCTTCTGACGGCGTCCTTTCTTTCGGCCCCGGCGGCAATTGTCGCCGCTAAGATTCTCATCCCGCAAACCGATGAGGTGGATTACACCCTGAAAGTGAATAAGGAGAAGCTTGGGGAAAACGCCTTTGACGCAGTCTGCCAAGGGACCACGCAGGGAATGCAACTGGCCCTGAATATTGGGGCCATGCTGATTACCTTTCTCGCCTTTATTGCCCTGTTCAATTACCTGATTGGGGCATTTGGTTCGGTAACCGGCCTGCATGGTGTCGTAGCCGAGGCAACTGGTGGGGCTTACCTGGAACTCAATCTGGAGTTTTTATTTGGCATTATCTTTGCGCCAATAGCCTGGATCATCGGCATTGGGTCTGGTGACCTTCTCAGCATCGGGCAGCTCCTCGGAATCAAGCTGGTCGCCAATGAATTTGTCGCCTACGAGCAACTGGGGAATATGATGCAGCAGGGCGGGGTCCTTTCGGAACGCTCCGTGATCATTGCCACCTACGCACTGTGTGGGTTTGCCAACTTCAGCTCAATGGGAATCCAGATCGGCGGTATTTCCGTACTCGCCCCTTCGCAGCGGGGTAACTTGTCCAGGCTGGCCCTGCTTTCCGTGGTCGGGGGAACAGCGGCATGCCTCTATACAGGCGCGATTTCGGGAATTTTTATTTAA
- a CDS encoding LptF/LptG family permease produces MTILTRYIAKAVAATSLAGILVFVFILITGNAMRDILGLLAAGYIPLSLGVDLIFLLVPSAFSFAMPLGVLIAILLVMGRLSANRELTALKAAGISLFSITSPILFVALCGSLLAAYINAVHAPQSSASYRAILNDLVRTDPLRFIVPRTFIHDFPGYILYVAEKEEDRMKQFWLWELDEKKRAVRLLRAEEGNFSFDAQNDALVLTLKEGFTELRDPKNPDNLREVQPTLSFRDARIRLPLANLLGAANKPRKLKNFTIDELIQLRRGAEEILSENTTEEVHQEALVDYRRIQYYISRHFAMAFSVFSLALFAVPLGIRVSRTETYANFTLALAIALSYYFALIIIGWTQDKPHLRPELLVWMPNLTAQALGFWLLLRAHRH; encoded by the coding sequence ATGACGATCCTCACCCGATATATTGCCAAGGCCGTCGCAGCCACAAGTCTCGCGGGTATTCTTGTTTTTGTCTTTATCCTCATTACGGGCAATGCCATGCGGGACATTCTCGGTCTTTTGGCCGCGGGCTACATTCCGCTTTCCCTCGGGGTAGACCTCATATTCCTGCTTGTTCCAAGCGCCTTTTCCTTCGCGATGCCGCTGGGTGTCCTGATTGCCATCCTCTTGGTGATGGGGCGATTGTCCGCCAACCGGGAACTGACCGCTCTAAAGGCTGCCGGCATTTCCCTCTTTTCGATCACCTCGCCAATTCTTTTTGTCGCCCTCTGCGGGAGCCTTCTGGCCGCCTATATCAATGCGGTCCACGCACCGCAGTCCAGTGCTTCCTATCGCGCCATCCTGAACGACCTTGTGCGGACGGATCCTCTTCGCTTCATTGTTCCAAGAACCTTCATTCATGACTTTCCCGGCTACATTCTTTATGTTGCGGAAAAGGAAGAGGATCGGATGAAGCAGTTCTGGTTATGGGAACTGGATGAGAAGAAGCGGGCGGTCCGCCTCCTGCGGGCTGAGGAGGGTAACTTCTCCTTTGACGCGCAAAATGATGCCCTGGTCCTGACCCTCAAGGAGGGATTCACGGAGCTTCGCGATCCCAAGAACCCCGATAATCTCCGTGAAGTCCAACCAACGCTTTCATTCCGGGATGCCCGGATCAGGCTCCCCCTGGCGAATCTTCTCGGTGCGGCAAATAAACCGAGAAAACTCAAGAATTTCACGATTGATGAGTTGATTCAGCTCCGGCGCGGTGCGGAAGAGATACTTTCAGAAAACACAACTGAGGAAGTTCACCAGGAAGCGCTGGTCGACTATCGTCGTATTCAATATTATATCAGCCGGCACTTTGCCATGGCCTTCAGCGTCTTCTCGCTGGCCCTTTTCGCCGTTCCCCTGGGCATTCGCGTGAGCCGGACCGAAACCTATGCCAATTTTACTTTGGCCCTGGCAATTGCCCTCAGCTACTACTTTGCCCTCATTATTATCGGCTGGACGCAGGATAAGCCCCATCTCCGCCCGGAACTACTTGTCTGGATGCCCAATCTTACGGCGCAGGCACTTGGTTTCTGGCTCCTCCTTCGAGCCCACCGGCACTAG
- the glgB gene encoding 1,4-alpha-glucan branching protein GlgB has translation MIVAKEEFKRLTEALHHHPHQCLGMHPYKKGLVVRAFLQDAETCEVVDVETDERFPLKSTSEYGFFEGEIKSRSEVFTYRLRVQQGNGEIRQFYDPYRFLPCLSDEDLYLFNKGDDHRIYNKLGAHVRTVDEVAGVSFAVWAPSAKRVSVVGDFNRWDGRYHQMRALGSSGVWEIFIPGIAEGNKYKYEIRDEGGNLHLKTDPYGTYFEAPPHNASVIRNVTGFQWEDDEWIKRRSQTDWKNAPISAYEVHFGSWKRKVEDGGRPFTYREMAEELTRYVVDLNYTHVEFMPLAEHPFTGSWGYQVTGYFAPTQRYGTPEDFQYLVNELHKAGIGVIMDWVPAHFPTDAFALGKFDGSALYEHEDPRQGFHQDWGTLIPNFGRHEVKAFLLGSALSWLDRYHIDGFRVDAVASMLYLDYSRKEGEWIPNKYGGRENLEAIEFLQMTNKLVHDYYPGVLMIAEESTAFSGISKPVEEGGIGFDFKWNMGWMHDTLQYFEKDSIYRKFHQNNLTFGMIYQYSENFVQCFSHDEVVHGKGSMLMKMGAGSITEKSHNLRALYALMWAWPGKKTLFMGQEFGQSDEWSYDNSLAWHLLQYKDHSGILDIIRDLNQLYKEEPALVTGDTDPQGFEWVSAGDADSSVLAFLRKSKNPEDTILVVGHYTPVNRYGYTLGVPYPGFWKEVLNSSASHYGGEGTGNLGGVKTDPIAWDQHGHSMKITLPGMSTTIFKYSGEAEG, from the coding sequence ATGATCGTAGCCAAGGAAGAATTCAAGCGCCTGACAGAGGCCCTGCACCATCACCCCCACCAGTGCCTCGGCATGCATCCCTATAAAAAGGGATTGGTCGTCCGGGCATTCCTACAGGACGCTGAAACCTGTGAAGTCGTGGATGTTGAAACGGATGAGCGTTTTCCATTAAAATCAACCAGCGAGTACGGATTCTTCGAGGGCGAAATCAAGAGCCGCTCGGAGGTCTTCACCTACCGCTTGCGGGTTCAGCAGGGGAACGGGGAAATTCGCCAGTTTTACGATCCCTACCGCTTTCTTCCCTGTCTCAGTGATGAGGACCTTTATCTTTTCAACAAGGGTGACGATCATCGAATCTATAACAAGCTCGGGGCGCACGTGCGAACCGTCGACGAGGTGGCCGGTGTCAGCTTTGCGGTCTGGGCCCCAAGTGCAAAGCGGGTCAGCGTAGTCGGTGACTTCAACCGATGGGACGGACGATATCACCAAATGCGTGCGCTCGGGTCCTCTGGGGTCTGGGAAATCTTTATTCCGGGCATTGCCGAGGGAAATAAGTACAAATACGAGATTCGTGACGAAGGCGGAAACCTGCACCTGAAAACGGATCCCTACGGAACATATTTTGAAGCACCACCTCACAATGCCAGCGTCATCCGTAATGTGACGGGTTTCCAATGGGAAGATGACGAGTGGATCAAGCGGCGGTCACAGACTGACTGGAAAAATGCCCCGATCAGCGCTTATGAAGTGCATTTCGGGTCATGGAAGCGGAAGGTTGAGGACGGAGGACGCCCCTTCACTTATCGCGAAATGGCCGAAGAGCTAACGCGTTACGTGGTCGATCTCAATTACACACATGTGGAGTTCATGCCATTGGCCGAGCACCCGTTCACAGGTTCCTGGGGATATCAGGTGACCGGGTACTTTGCCCCGACTCAGCGCTACGGGACGCCCGAGGATTTTCAGTATCTTGTCAATGAGTTGCACAAAGCTGGCATCGGCGTGATCATGGACTGGGTTCCGGCGCACTTCCCGACGGACGCTTTTGCCCTTGGCAAATTTGACGGCTCGGCCCTTTACGAGCACGAAGATCCGCGTCAGGGATTCCATCAGGACTGGGGAACCCTGATTCCCAATTTCGGGAGACACGAGGTAAAAGCCTTTCTTTTGGGAAGTGCCTTGTCATGGCTGGATCGCTACCATATCGACGGCTTCCGGGTGGATGCCGTGGCCTCCATGCTTTACCTTGATTATTCACGCAAGGAGGGGGAATGGATTCCAAACAAATATGGCGGCCGCGAGAATCTCGAGGCGATCGAGTTCCTGCAAATGACCAACAAGCTGGTCCATGACTATTATCCGGGAGTTCTCATGATCGCCGAGGAGTCGACTGCCTTTTCCGGGATTTCCAAGCCCGTCGAGGAAGGCGGTATCGGATTTGATTTTAAATGGAACATGGGCTGGATGCACGACACGCTGCAGTACTTCGAAAAGGATTCCATCTACCGGAAGTTCCACCAGAACAATCTCACCTTCGGGATGATCTACCAGTATTCCGAGAATTTCGTGCAGTGCTTTTCCCATGATGAGGTTGTCCACGGAAAGGGCTCCATGCTGATGAAGATGGGGGCGGGGAGCATAACGGAGAAATCGCACAACCTTCGTGCCCTGTATGCCCTCATGTGGGCCTGGCCGGGAAAGAAAACCCTTTTCATGGGCCAGGAGTTTGGCCAGTCGGATGAATGGTCCTACGACAACAGCCTTGCCTGGCACCTCCTTCAATACAAGGACCACTCGGGCATTCTCGATATTATCCGGGACCTGAACCAATTGTACAAGGAGGAGCCTGCCCTGGTCACTGGGGACACCGATCCACAGGGATTTGAATGGGTCTCTGCGGGTGACGCGGACAGCTCGGTCCTGGCCTTTTTGAGAAAGTCAAAAAATCCGGAAGACACGATACTCGTCGTCGGCCACTACACGCCTGTGAACCGTTACGGTTACACCTTGGGGGTTCCTTACCCCGGATTCTGGAAGGAAGTCCTGAATTCCTCTGCGAGCCATTATGGTGGGGAAGGAACGGGCAACCTTGGCGGGGTCAAGACCGACCCGATCGCCTGGGATCAGCACGGGCATTCCATGAAAATCACCCTGCCCGGCATGAGTACGACGATTTTCAAGTATTCTGGTGAGGCCGAAGGTTAA